AGATGGTCAGTCATTCAGTCAGGTAAGAAAAATGATATTGACGAAATAGTACTGAATTAATGTTCATATTTGAAGAGCCAGCTTTTAATTAAGGCTGGCTTTTTTAATTATAAGCAAAAATCATTCATTGTTTGTTGAGCTATTAAATGATAATTTTGTCAATAAATCTATTAAATAAGGGCAAAAATGATGAAATTATTTCTCAGTTTTTTCAGTTTGGTAATCTTAATTGGTTGCTCTTCAAATAAAACCGACAAAGAACTTTTTGATGAAGCACAAAATTATTTGAAACAGGATAAAGTACCCGAAGCAGTAATGGCTTTTGAAGAGATCGTAAATGATCATTCTAAAAGCGAGTTAGCTCCTGAAGCCCTGTCTCAATTGGCAGGTTTGTATCAAAATAAACTGATAAAAAGTATTTCTGAAAAAGAGAATCTCATAAAAGCAATCGAACTTTTTAAAAAACTTCACACAGATTACCCCAAAAGTAGATTCGCACCTTCGGGACTTTTTATGGCAGGATTCATCAATGCAAACGATCTGCAAAATTATGATGAAGCCACAAAAATCTATAAACAGTTTCTTAAAGAATATCCAAATGATGAACTTGCCGCATCGGCACAAGCTGAACTTGATAATATGGGTTTGACACCGGAAGAAATTCTAATGAAGAATATGGCAAAAGAAAAGTAATGGAAAAAGCAGTTCGGGACTTTAAGAATTATCTCGATCCATCATTTATATCAAAGCTAAACTCACTTGAACTAAAAGCAAGGTTGGTAGTTGAAGGTTTTATGGTAGGATTGCATAAGAGTCCGTACCATGGTTTCAGTGTGGAGTTTTCTGAACATCGTGCATATATGCAGGGAGACAACTTAAAAGATGTTGATTGGAAAGTGTTCGGAAAAACAGAAAAGTATTTTATCAAGCAGTATGAAGAAGAAACCAACCTCAGAAGCTATGTATTTCTCGATACAAGCAATTCTATGGCTTATTCTTCAGGAAGTAACTTAAGCAAATTGGATTATTCAATTACACTTGCTGCTGCTCTAAGTTATCTGATGATCCATCAGCAGGATGCAGTTGGATTAACACTTTATTCTGAAAAGATAAACAAGTTTCTGCCTCCAAAATCCTCTCGAGCATATCTTCAGGAAATATTTAAAAACCTTGCTCTTGTCAAAGCATCTGAAAAGACGAATACGGCCGAAAGTTTAAGTGAAGGTGCAGAAAAACTCAAGCGCAGAGGACTAGTTGTTATAATTTCAGATTTTTTTGATGATATAATTTCCGTTCTCAGGGCACTGAAACATTTCAGTTATAAAAAAAATGAAGTTATTGTTTTCCAGATTTTGGATCCCATGGAAAAAACCTTTTCATTTGGTAAGGATGCCATCTTTAAAGACCTTGAAACAGGAGATGAGTTAACCACGCAGCCATATCAAATCCAAAAAGCATATCGTGAAGCGATGAAAGAGTTTACTGAAAGGATAAAAACTGAATGTCTGAACTCAAATATTGACTACAACCTGATTGAAACATCTGATCCATACGACAAAGCACTTCTTCGTTACATCCAAAAACGCGAAAAACTTTACTGATGAATTAACTCTTTATCAGTTGTAAGTACTTCTCCGAAAAATCCTTTGCCTCTGCCTCCGACTTTGCCTCAACAATAATACGTATTATCGGTTCTGTATTCGATTTTCTGAAATGAACCCAGTGACTTTCAAAATCAACTCGTAATCCATCTTCGTTGTTAATTTTCTGATTGGAAAAGTGATGAGTCAACTTGTCTATAATTTCATCAGGATTTTCAGTCACATCGATTTTCTTTTTAGAAATGAAATACTGAGGAAGTTCATTTTTTAATTCTGATAAAGACTTTCCATAATCCGATAAATGTTGAAGTGTTAATG
This region of bacterium genomic DNA includes:
- a CDS encoding tetratricopeptide repeat protein, which codes for MMKLFLSFFSLVILIGCSSNKTDKELFDEAQNYLKQDKVPEAVMAFEEIVNDHSKSELAPEALSQLAGLYQNKLIKSISEKENLIKAIELFKKLHTDYPKSRFAPSGLFMAGFINANDLQNYDEATKIYKQFLKEYPNDELAASAQAELDNMGLTPEEILMKNMAKEK
- a CDS encoding DUF58 domain-containing protein encodes the protein MEKAVRDFKNYLDPSFISKLNSLELKARLVVEGFMVGLHKSPYHGFSVEFSEHRAYMQGDNLKDVDWKVFGKTEKYFIKQYEEETNLRSYVFLDTSNSMAYSSGSNLSKLDYSITLAAALSYLMIHQQDAVGLTLYSEKINKFLPPKSSRAYLQEIFKNLALVKASEKTNTAESLSEGAEKLKRRGLVVIISDFFDDIISVLRALKHFSYKKNEVIVFQILDPMEKTFSFGKDAIFKDLETGDELTTQPYQIQKAYREAMKEFTERIKTECLNSNIDYNLIETSDPYDKALLRYIQKREKLY